A window of the Emys orbicularis isolate rEmyOrb1 chromosome 1, rEmyOrb1.hap1, whole genome shotgun sequence genome harbors these coding sequences:
- the EIF1AX gene encoding eukaryotic translation initiation factor 1A, X-chromosomal — MPKNKGKGGKNRRRGKNENESEKRELVFKEDGQEYAQVIKMLGNGRLEALCFDGVKRLCHIRGKLRKKVWINTSDIILVGLRDYQDNKADVILKYNADEARSLKAYGELPEHAKINETDTFGPGDDDEIQFDDIGDDDEDIDDI, encoded by the exons ATGCCCAAGAATAAAG GTAAGGGAGGTAAAAACAGACGACGAGGTAAGAATGAGAATGAATCGGAGAAGAGAGAATTAGTGTTCAAGGAGGATGGACAAG AATATGCCCAGGTGATCAAGATGTTGGGCAATGGAAGATTGGAGGCATTATGTTTTGATGGTGTGAAGAGGTTATGTCATATCAGAGGGAAGCTAAGAAAAAAG GTTTGGATAAATACATCGGATATTATATTGGTTGGCTTAAGAGACTACCAG GATAACAAGGCGGATGTCATTCTAAAATACAATGCAGATGAAGCCAGAAGTCTGAAGGCATATGGGGAACTTCCAGAACACG CTAAAATCAATGAAACAGACACATTTGGTCctggtgatgatgatgaaatCCAGTTTGATGATATTGGAGATGATGATGAGGACATTGATGAT ATCTAA